Proteins from a single region of Phreatobacter oligotrophus:
- a CDS encoding ABC transporter substrate-binding protein — MSRDPSLTLIDRRTLLAGTAAVGLAAALPGRAFAQAKIAAPNIIKPGTLVMSVNPTLPPLQFVDDRGQLQGMRVELGNEIAKSLGLTPEYVRIEFAAMVPGLAARRWDMINTGIFWTEERSKLMYMVPYERAAISFLVARGNPLKIEKWEDLAGKAVSVELGGIEERRTREVDTMLKAKGLAGITIRTFNNFAEAFQALRAGQVQASTSIDATAMFWQGRGDFTRAVAGLFPQTATFAFANKTLAEAVVGSLNDLKKSGYYDQLFDRYGVLKIEGDTFKIDGPGPA, encoded by the coding sequence ATGAGTCGTGATCCGTCCCTGACCCTGATCGATCGCCGAACGCTGCTGGCAGGCACCGCCGCTGTCGGCCTCGCAGCGGCCCTGCCCGGCCGCGCCTTCGCCCAGGCGAAGATCGCCGCGCCCAACATCATCAAGCCCGGCACGCTCGTCATGTCGGTCAACCCGACCCTGCCGCCACTGCAGTTCGTCGATGATCGCGGACAGTTGCAGGGCATGCGCGTCGAGCTCGGCAACGAGATCGCCAAGAGCCTCGGCCTGACGCCGGAATATGTGCGGATCGAGTTCGCCGCCATGGTGCCGGGCCTCGCCGCCAGGCGCTGGGACATGATCAACACCGGCATCTTCTGGACCGAAGAGCGCTCCAAGCTGATGTACATGGTGCCCTACGAGCGGGCGGCGATCAGCTTCCTCGTGGCGCGCGGCAATCCGCTGAAGATCGAGAAGTGGGAAGACCTCGCCGGCAAGGCGGTCTCGGTCGAGCTCGGTGGCATCGAGGAGCGGCGCACCCGCGAGGTCGACACGATGCTGAAGGCCAAGGGCCTCGCCGGCATCACCATTCGCACCTTCAACAACTTCGCCGAGGCCTTCCAGGCGCTGCGCGCCGGCCAGGTCCAGGCCTCGACCTCCATCGACGCCACGGCGATGTTCTGGCAAGGCCGCGGCGACTTCACCCGCGCCGTCGCCGGCCTGTTCCCGCAGACCGCGACCTTCGCCTTCGCCAACAAGACGCTGGCCGAGGCCGTGGTTGGATCGCTGAACGACCTCAAGAAGTCCGGCTACTACGACCAGCTCTTCGACCGCTACGGCGTGCTGAAGATCGAGGGCGACACGTTCAAGATCGACGGTCCCGGCCCCGCCTGA
- a CDS encoding amino acid ABC transporter permease: protein MRVWNWEGFFSYFTNPYLLEGALVTLFLTLSTLVLGFVLGLVITLMRMSSSRVLSGISKFYVWVFRGTPLLVQLIIIYTGLPQLGLVRLSVFESAVLGLALNEAAYLSEILRGGILSVGPGQKDAAKALGLNRRLAFVLITMPQALRVIIPPLGNSVNGLLKTTSIASVISMEELLRRGQILMQQRFEVLEIFCVVAIIYLVMTTGWDFIQRRIEAHFGKAYGGMSNTQLVRDDR, encoded by the coding sequence ATGCGCGTGTGGAACTGGGAAGGCTTCTTCAGCTATTTCACCAACCCCTATCTGCTCGAAGGCGCCCTGGTCACCCTGTTCCTGACGCTGTCGACGCTCGTCCTCGGCTTCGTGCTCGGGCTTGTCATCACGCTGATGCGCATGTCGTCGTCGCGTGTGTTGTCGGGTATCTCCAAGTTCTATGTGTGGGTGTTCCGCGGCACGCCCCTGCTGGTCCAGCTCATCATCATCTATACGGGCCTGCCGCAGCTCGGCCTGGTACGGCTTTCGGTGTTCGAATCGGCCGTCCTGGGCCTTGCCCTCAACGAGGCGGCCTACCTCTCCGAGATCCTGCGCGGCGGCATCCTGTCGGTCGGGCCAGGGCAGAAGGACGCGGCCAAGGCGCTCGGCCTCAACCGGCGCCTCGCCTTCGTGCTGATCACCATGCCGCAGGCGCTGCGCGTCATCATCCCACCGCTCGGCAATTCGGTGAACGGCCTCCTGAAGACGACGTCGATCGCCTCGGTCATTTCAATGGAAGAGCTGCTGCGGCGCGGGCAGATCCTGATGCAGCAGCGGTTCGAGGTGCTCGAGATCTTCTGCGTCGTCGCGATCATTTATCTGGTGATGACCACCGGATGGGACTTCATCCAGAGGCGCATCGAGGCGCATTTTGGCAAGGCCTATGGCGGCATGAGTAACACGCAACTCGTCCGTGACGACCGCTGA
- a CDS encoding GntR family transcriptional regulator, with protein sequence MTTVLNPDRDLSADHLTSGGGVNLSSLAHKAVSEMIRDRRLRGGDTIVEARLADILGISRTPLREALQRLEGEGLVRKVANRSYVVRLVDLGEYLHSLKVREILEGEAAALSIGAIPGEELAATRHEIETLMSSTSYHTQAHWQSDDRLHGLYIDHCGNPVMAEMIRALRVTTRLFEIAKLKDRLEPDSTEHLAILAALEAADRRAARTAVQVHCRSLRDFALATVR encoded by the coding sequence ATGACAACTGTCCTCAATCCTGACAGAGACCTTTCGGCCGACCACCTGACCTCCGGGGGTGGCGTGAACCTATCGTCGCTCGCCCACAAGGCCGTGTCCGAGATGATCCGTGACCGCCGGCTGAGGGGCGGCGACACCATCGTCGAGGCGCGGCTTGCCGACATTCTGGGGATCTCCCGCACGCCGCTGCGCGAGGCGCTGCAGCGACTGGAGGGCGAGGGGCTGGTGCGCAAGGTGGCGAACCGCTCCTATGTCGTGCGTCTTGTCGACCTCGGCGAATATCTCCACAGCCTGAAGGTCCGCGAGATCCTCGAAGGCGAGGCAGCCGCGCTCTCCATCGGCGCCATTCCCGGCGAGGAACTGGCTGCGACGCGCCACGAGATCGAGACCCTGATGTCCTCGACCTCCTATCACACGCAGGCGCACTGGCAGTCCGACGACCGCCTGCACGGTCTCTACATCGACCATTGCGGCAATCCGGTCATGGCGGAGATGATCCGGGCGCTGCGCGTAACGACGCGGCTCTTCGAGATCGCCAAGCTCAAGGACCGGCTGGAGCCCGACTCGACCGAGCACCTCGCCATTCTCGCTGCGCTGGAGGCCGCGGACCGCCGCGCCGCCCGCACCGCGGTGCAGGTGCATTGCCGCAGCCTCAGGGATTTTGCGCTGGCGACGGTGCGCTGA
- a CDS encoding amino acid ABC transporter ATP-binding protein, translating into MSFLELQGVSANYGRQEVLTDVSVSIAKGEVVALIGPSGSGKSTLLRTLIGLNKPTRGTVRLAGETIGYDQAKSLRRAREQFAIVFQQYNLFQNMTALRNVAIAPQIVKKRPKAEVEAEAAKLLERVGLGAKLGAYPDELSGGQQQRVAIARALAQHPAILLLDEITAALDPELVTEVLDTIRGLAAEGMTMLVVSHEMAFVREVATRVIFMDRGRIVETGSPKDIFENPQTERLRDFTAKILRH; encoded by the coding sequence TTGTCTTTTCTGGAGTTGCAGGGCGTGAGCGCCAACTATGGGCGTCAGGAGGTGCTCACGGACGTCTCGGTGAGCATCGCCAAGGGCGAGGTCGTGGCGCTGATCGGGCCGTCCGGCTCGGGCAAGAGCACGCTGCTCCGCACGCTGATCGGCCTCAACAAGCCGACGCGCGGCACGGTGCGCCTCGCCGGCGAGACGATCGGCTATGACCAGGCCAAGTCGCTGCGCCGTGCCCGCGAGCAGTTCGCGATCGTCTTCCAGCAGTACAATCTCTTCCAGAACATGACGGCACTGCGCAATGTCGCCATCGCCCCGCAGATCGTGAAGAAGCGGCCAAAGGCGGAGGTTGAGGCCGAGGCGGCGAAGCTGCTTGAGCGCGTCGGCCTTGGCGCCAAGCTCGGTGCCTATCCGGACGAGCTCTCCGGCGGGCAGCAGCAGCGCGTGGCCATCGCCCGGGCGCTTGCCCAGCACCCCGCCATCCTGCTCCTCGACGAGATCACCGCCGCCCTCGATCCCGAACTCGTCACCGAGGTGCTCGACACGATCCGCGGCCTCGCGGCCGAGGGCATGACGATGCTCGTCGTCAGCCACGAGATGGCCTTCGTGCGCGAGGTCGCGACGCGGGTGATCTTCATGGACCGCGGCCGCATCGTCGAGACGGGCAGCCCGAAGGATATCTTCGAGAACCCGCAGACCGAGCGCCTGCGCGACTTCACCGCCAAGATCCTGCGGCACTGA
- a CDS encoding phosphotriesterase family protein: MSGTIITVSGPVAAEALGPTLMHEHVLCDLTRPEWRGQGGDFSITLDNRHELDYRPMVPGHHILADRAVAAHDLAAFASAGGSAIVDLTTGGIAPDPIGLRDLSRETGVHIVLGAGFYTDGYVDEATREAPVEALAETIVAQVTEGAWGTDVRCGVIGEIGVSWPMTPFERRSLIAGAKAQRRTGAMINVHPGRHPQACTEICDVLETAGADLSRVVMSHMDRTHPEDVDAVVALARRCVVEYDFFGIETSNYWMGVVDLPNDWMRLRALRRLFDAGLGDRVVISHDICTRTRLLAQGGHGYRHILANVRPLMRDRGWSEAEIETLLVATPRRLLAIG, translated from the coding sequence ATGAGCGGCACGATCATCACGGTCAGCGGACCGGTCGCGGCGGAGGCGCTGGGGCCGACGCTCATGCACGAGCACGTTCTCTGCGACCTCACCCGACCGGAATGGCGCGGCCAGGGCGGCGACTTCTCGATCACCCTCGACAATCGCCACGAGCTCGATTACCGGCCGATGGTCCCCGGCCACCACATCCTCGCCGACCGGGCCGTCGCGGCGCACGATCTCGCGGCATTTGCCTCCGCCGGCGGCAGCGCCATCGTTGACCTTACGACAGGCGGCATCGCCCCCGACCCCATCGGCCTGCGCGACCTCTCCCGTGAGACGGGCGTGCACATCGTCCTCGGCGCAGGGTTCTATACCGACGGCTATGTCGATGAGGCGACGCGGGAGGCGCCGGTCGAGGCCCTGGCCGAGACGATCGTCGCGCAGGTGACGGAGGGCGCCTGGGGCACCGACGTGCGCTGCGGCGTGATCGGCGAGATCGGCGTCTCCTGGCCGATGACGCCCTTCGAGCGGCGCTCGCTGATCGCCGGCGCCAAGGCCCAGCGGCGGACGGGAGCGATGATCAACGTCCATCCCGGTCGCCATCCGCAAGCCTGCACCGAGATCTGCGACGTGCTCGAGACGGCCGGCGCCGACCTCTCCCGCGTGGTCATGAGCCACATGGACCGCACCCACCCGGAAGATGTGGACGCGGTCGTGGCGCTCGCCCGCCGCTGCGTCGTCGAATACGACTTCTTCGGCATCGAGACATCGAACTACTGGATGGGCGTGGTCGACCTGCCCAACGACTGGATGCGCCTGCGGGCGCTTCGCCGGCTCTTCGATGCGGGCCTTGGAGACCGCGTCGTCATCAGCCACGACATCTGCACCCGCACCCGCCTTCTTGCCCAGGGCGGCCACGGCTACCGGCACATCCTCGCGAATGTCCGCCCGCTCATGCGCGACCGCGGCTGGAGCGAGGCCGAGATCGAGACGCTCCTCGTCGCGACCCCGCGCCGGTTGCTGGCGATCGGCTGA
- the dapA gene encoding 4-hydroxy-tetrahydrodipicolinate synthase produces the protein MRPFRGTYTVLVTPFTADGSAVDLAALARLVEFQIAEGIHGLIPLGSTGEFLSVTPDERRAIVETVVKTAAGRVPVLIGTGGEWTRDVVAMSREAEAQGADGVMIIPPFYSVPTEDELYVHYKTVADAISIPIMVYNNPATANVDLLPETVARLSTIEGCCYIKESTLDVTRVRDIVRICGDRMTVFAGVLGFESFWLGAEGWVAVCSNVAPRLSAELFNASVDRRDLDEGTAIHRKLIPLLPFVGGPRYVSGTKAAFEMMGMQMGPPRAPRLPLPEADKPALRKVLAGMGLLPTSAVAAE, from the coding sequence GGCCGATGGGTCGGCGGTGGACCTCGCGGCGCTGGCGCGGTTGGTCGAATTCCAGATCGCCGAGGGCATTCACGGCCTCATCCCGCTCGGCTCCACCGGCGAGTTCCTGTCGGTGACGCCGGACGAGCGCCGCGCCATCGTCGAGACGGTGGTGAAGACCGCCGCCGGCCGCGTGCCGGTGCTGATCGGCACGGGCGGCGAATGGACCCGCGACGTGGTCGCCATGTCGCGCGAGGCGGAGGCCCAGGGCGCCGACGGCGTGATGATCATCCCGCCCTTCTACAGCGTGCCGACCGAGGACGAGCTCTACGTCCACTACAAGACCGTGGCGGACGCCATCTCCATCCCCATCATGGTCTACAACAACCCGGCCACCGCCAATGTGGACCTGTTGCCGGAGACCGTGGCGCGGCTCTCAACGATCGAGGGCTGCTGCTACATCAAGGAATCGACCCTGGACGTCACCCGCGTGCGCGACATCGTCCGCATCTGCGGCGACCGCATGACGGTCTTTGCCGGCGTGCTCGGCTTCGAATCCTTCTGGCTCGGCGCCGAGGGCTGGGTGGCGGTCTGCTCGAACGTGGCGCCGCGCCTGTCGGCCGAGCTCTTCAACGCCTCGGTGGACCGCCGCGACCTCGACGAGGGAACGGCCATTCACCGCAAGCTGATTCCGCTGCTGCCCTTCGTCGGCGGGCCGCGCTATGTCTCCGGCACCAAGGCGGCCTTCGAGATGATGGGCATGCAGATGGGTCCGCCGCGCGCCCCGCGCCTGCCGCTACCCGAGGCCGACAAGCCGGCGCTGCGCAAGGTGCTGGCCGGCATGGGCCTGCTCCCGACCAGCGCAGTGGCGGCCGAGTAA
- a CDS encoding DUF6282 family protein produces the protein MRPPPPGLDLLAGAVDGHVHACPHINGRRLDVFEAVREAAAAGMAGLGLMDNFANSSGIAALAMRELGHLGVEVFGGLIMEPPAGGVSAEAARIALAYGYGAGTGARFLSLPTHHTRHVARQEHRSPLHVEACFAVPESGPLPDPLPEILDLCAAHDVVFNLGHVADAEAVRLAEEAKARGVARILFPTNHAAPEAVAAVVAAGGHVEFSFFFVSHATAVGLTHVDSEKHTIAASGVGDMVARIAAAPPERVILSSDCGVCLLPPPVEGLRCFLMLLEAAGVPRQVLTQAVRDNPRRLFRISAPSPAQNP, from the coding sequence ATGCGCCCGCCGCCGCCCGGCCTTGACCTCCTCGCCGGCGCCGTCGACGGCCATGTCCATGCCTGTCCGCACATCAACGGACGGCGCCTCGACGTCTTCGAGGCGGTGCGCGAGGCCGCCGCCGCCGGCATGGCCGGCCTCGGTCTCATGGACAATTTCGCCAATTCCTCAGGGATTGCGGCCCTCGCCATGCGCGAGCTCGGTCACCTCGGCGTCGAGGTCTTCGGCGGCCTCATCATGGAGCCGCCGGCCGGCGGCGTCTCGGCGGAGGCCGCGCGCATCGCCCTAGCCTATGGCTATGGCGCGGGAACCGGCGCGCGCTTCCTGTCGCTGCCGACCCACCACACCCGCCATGTCGCGCGGCAGGAGCACCGTTCGCCCCTCCATGTCGAGGCCTGCTTCGCCGTACCGGAGTCGGGGCCTCTGCCCGATCCGCTGCCCGAGATTCTCGACCTCTGCGCGGCCCACGACGTGGTGTTCAATCTCGGCCATGTCGCGGATGCCGAGGCCGTGCGTCTGGCGGAGGAGGCGAAGGCCCGCGGCGTCGCCCGCATCCTCTTCCCCACCAACCATGCCGCGCCCGAGGCCGTCGCCGCCGTGGTCGCGGCGGGTGGCCATGTGGAGTTCTCGTTCTTCTTCGTCAGCCACGCCACGGCCGTCGGGCTCACCCATGTGGATTCCGAGAAACACACCATCGCCGCCTCCGGCGTCGGCGATATGGTCGCGCGTATCGCTGCAGCGCCGCCTGAGCGCGTGATTCTGTCGAGCGACTGCGGGGTGTGTCTGCTGCCGCCGCCGGTCGAGGGCCTGCGCTGCTTCCTCATGTTGCTGGAGGCGGCAGGCGTGCCGCGCCAGGTTCTGACACAGGCGGTCCGGGACAATCCCCGCCGGCTCTTCCGGATCAGCGCACCGTCGCCAGCGCAAAATCCCTGA